The DNA sequence GATTCTTGTAATTAGTATCAGCGATAATGGAACAGGGATTGAGGCTGCAGATATCCCATTCGTCTTTGATTTGTTTTATCGCGGAAATAAAGCAAGAACGCAGAATGTGCCGGGATCTGGCATAGGTTTAAATATTTCAAAATATATTGTGGAGCAGCATGGCGGAACCATGGAATGTGATAGTGTTGTTGGGGTAGGAACAACGATATCTTTTTCTATACCGATTCTTTGAGAGAGTTGATTTATTGAGTATTGGAAATCTGGCATGAGAAAAACTTTAAAACTGGCACTATTAAAAAGGTCAGAATGAGAGTATGATAGTCACTAGATTTTTAACGAGGAGTGATGAAAAATGTCAGAAACAAAAGCAACAACAAAAACAGCAGGAAGCTTAGAACAGGTGAAATTTTTAACAATTACCGCAATTGGAATCGCGTTGGTATATGTATTTACATGGTTAGTAAATATCAGACTTCCTTTTGCACCAAATGGAGGACTCATTCATCTTGGAAATGTTCCTCTTTTCATTTTTGCTATTATTTTTGGTAAAAAGACAGGAGCAATCGCCGGAGGAATCGGTATGGCGCTTTTTGATGTGACTTCAGGATGGACTGTCTGGGCACCATTTACTTTGGTTATTGTAGCAATTATGGGATTTGTAGTAGGTTTGATTGCTGAAAAGAAAAAGGGATTCTTCTGGTATTTATTAGCGATGGTAGCAGCGCTTCCAATTAAGATTGTAGGTTATTATATTGCAGAAGGAATTATTAAAGGAAATTGGATAGTACCGGTTACTTCTATTCCGGGAAATTTGCTTCAGATTGGAGTGGCCATTGTAATTGTGGCTATTATAATCGTACCTTTGAAAAAAGCAGCGAATAAAGTATTAGGATAATAGGTGACAAACTATGTATAAGATTATGACACCGGGACCAACTCAGGTGAAAGAAAATGTCCGCATGGCGCGTAGTCTGGAATGTACCAATCCGGATTTGGATGAAGAATTTGTGGAATTTTATAAGGAAACTTGCGAATTAATCAGCAGTCTCCTACACACAAAAAATGAGACACTGATTCTAGACGGTGAAGGAATTCTTGGACTGGAAGCAGCCTGCGCATCACTAACAGAGCCGGGAGATAAGGTTCTTGTTTTAGATAATGGAATCTATGGTAAGGGAT is a window from the Roseburia sp. 499 genome containing:
- a CDS encoding ECF transporter S component, yielding MSETKATTKTAGSLEQVKFLTITAIGIALVYVFTWLVNIRLPFAPNGGLIHLGNVPLFIFAIIFGKKTGAIAGGIGMALFDVTSGWTVWAPFTLVIVAIMGFVVGLIAEKKKGFFWYLLAMVAALPIKIVGYYIAEGIIKGNWIVPVTSIPGNLLQIGVAIVIVAIIIVPLKKAANKVLG